Proteins encoded by one window of Halorubrum ruber:
- a CDS encoding protein sorting system archaetidylserine decarboxylase encodes MSRAPPLSRLLPFPVVDAAWDLALVPALAGAVALPFVPPVGAALVALAVGVLWFHRDPERDPPTGEEAVVSPADGTVSVVREEGSRLRVGVFMNVTDVHVNRAPLAGEVREVRHRPGANRPAFDKESDRNEQVAIDCGEYELLVIAGWFARRIHPSVEAGDRVERGDRVGHVSFGSRADVVLPAAVSREDLLVAEGDSVRAGETIIAERPDAADPAA; translated from the coding sequence GTGAGCCGCGCGCCGCCGCTCTCGCGGCTCCTCCCGTTCCCGGTGGTCGACGCCGCGTGGGACCTCGCGCTCGTCCCGGCGCTCGCGGGCGCCGTCGCGCTGCCGTTCGTCCCGCCGGTCGGCGCCGCGCTCGTCGCGCTCGCGGTCGGGGTCCTCTGGTTCCACCGCGACCCCGAGCGCGACCCGCCGACGGGCGAGGAGGCGGTCGTCTCTCCGGCCGACGGCACCGTCTCCGTGGTCCGCGAGGAGGGCTCGCGGCTCCGCGTGGGGGTGTTCATGAACGTCACCGACGTCCACGTCAACCGCGCGCCGCTCGCGGGCGAGGTCCGCGAGGTCCGCCACCGCCCCGGCGCGAACCGCCCGGCGTTCGACAAGGAGTCGGACCGCAACGAGCAGGTGGCGATCGACTGCGGCGAGTACGAGCTGCTCGTCATCGCGGGCTGGTTCGCCCGGCGGATCCACCCGTCGGTCGAGGCCGGCGACCGCGTCGAGCGCGGCGACCGCGTCGGCCACGTCTCGTTCGGCTCCCGCGCCGACGTGGTGTTGCCCGCGGCCGTGAGCCGCGAGGACCTGCTGGTCGCCGAGGGGGACAGCGTGCGCGCGGGCGAGACGATCATCGCGGAGCGGCCGGACGCGGCCGACCCCGCGGCGTGA
- a CDS encoding HVO_2922 family protein produces the protein MSDDTIHESRRSRSRQGLATYLRRIARALGRGEPVPVDEGGTVTVEPAATGDVEVELERADGTVHFEVEMEWPDEAAAVDEDASASKATFELYADSADEYRWRLRHDNGNIVADGGEGYADKRDARSGIESVQRNAPGAHVVDVSRDEEPPEEGGSDATFELFRDNADEYRWRLRHENGNIISDSGQGYASKQKAKQGLESVKSNAPGAAVEEPEE, from the coding sequence ATGTCCGACGACACCATCCACGAGTCGAGGCGGTCGCGGAGCCGACAGGGGTTAGCCACGTACCTTCGGCGGATCGCCCGAGCGCTCGGACGGGGGGAGCCGGTGCCGGTCGACGAGGGGGGAACGGTGACGGTAGAGCCCGCCGCGACCGGCGACGTCGAGGTCGAGCTGGAGCGCGCGGACGGGACCGTCCACTTCGAGGTCGAGATGGAGTGGCCCGACGAGGCGGCCGCGGTCGACGAGGACGCGAGCGCGAGCAAGGCGACGTTCGAGCTGTACGCCGACAGCGCGGACGAGTACCGCTGGCGGCTCCGCCACGACAACGGCAACATCGTCGCCGACGGCGGCGAGGGGTACGCCGACAAGCGCGACGCCCGCTCGGGGATCGAGAGCGTCCAGCGGAACGCGCCGGGCGCGCACGTCGTCGACGTCTCGCGCGACGAGGAGCCGCCCGAGGAGGGAGGCAGCGACGCGACCTTCGAGCTGTTCCGCGACAACGCGGACGAGTACCGCTGGCGGCTCCGCCACGAGAACGGGAACATCATCTCCGACAGCGGGCAGGGGTACGCCTCCAAGCAGAAGGCGAAACAGGGGCTCGAGAGCGTCAAGTCGAACGCGCCGGGCGCGGCCGTCGAGGAGCCCGAGGAGTAG
- a CDS encoding DNA primase, with protein sequence MDALDAKYPFFASAREAVAEAAVSLPELVAADAPAVERARERVERALLEGTVAAESGDFPGESASDTQAELLSYPIARILVSLLDSQPAIEKYAAAEAATAMERVRRDLETDDELRSVSSATVGLDDLLAEFDLADAVRPDATAPAGVRGGTGGGTTSGGAGGGATGGGPTGSGAGRDPDGYRIDVGPYLRLTSPEWGDSWRLVNRALADGAVRVSREELLAALEAAVEARVAEGLPFELGADEEIAAALESRVADLRRLLSERTYAEPPDVVAPALFPPCMTNLIEKAERDAALSAAESFALMAFLVGIGMTPDEVVAFCADTSLDAEGIRYQTEYLTDDRGTQYPPPTCETLANYGICHNEDDHMQVAADPLSYYEKQVAAADDVTDWRDGREADGSEED encoded by the coding sequence ATGGACGCGCTCGACGCCAAGTACCCGTTCTTCGCGAGCGCCCGCGAGGCGGTCGCCGAGGCCGCGGTGTCGCTGCCGGAGCTCGTCGCGGCCGACGCGCCGGCCGTCGAGCGCGCCCGCGAGCGCGTCGAACGCGCCCTCCTTGAGGGGACCGTCGCCGCCGAGAGCGGCGATTTCCCCGGCGAGTCGGCGTCCGACACGCAGGCGGAGCTGCTCTCGTACCCCATCGCGCGGATCCTCGTCTCCCTGCTCGACTCCCAGCCCGCCATCGAGAAGTACGCGGCCGCGGAGGCGGCGACCGCCATGGAGCGGGTCCGCCGCGACTTGGAGACCGACGACGAGCTGCGGTCGGTGTCGTCCGCGACGGTCGGGCTCGACGATCTGCTCGCGGAGTTCGACCTCGCAGACGCCGTGCGCCCGGACGCGACCGCGCCGGCCGGCGTCCGCGGCGGCACGGGAGGCGGGACGACGAGCGGCGGAGCCGGGGGCGGCGCGACCGGAGGAGGTCCGACCGGGAGCGGCGCCGGCCGGGACCCCGACGGCTACCGGATCGACGTCGGCCCGTACCTCCGGCTCACCTCCCCCGAGTGGGGCGACTCGTGGCGGCTCGTCAACCGCGCGCTCGCCGACGGCGCGGTGCGGGTCTCCCGCGAGGAGCTGCTCGCGGCGCTGGAGGCCGCCGTCGAGGCCCGGGTCGCCGAGGGGCTCCCCTTCGAACTAGGCGCCGACGAGGAGATCGCCGCGGCGCTGGAGTCCCGGGTCGCCGACCTCCGGCGGCTGCTCTCCGAGCGGACGTACGCCGAGCCGCCGGACGTCGTCGCTCCCGCGCTGTTCCCGCCGTGTATGACGAACCTGATCGAGAAGGCGGAGCGCGACGCCGCCCTCTCCGCGGCCGAGTCGTTCGCGCTGATGGCGTTCCTCGTCGGCATCGGCATGACGCCCGACGAGGTCGTCGCGTTCTGCGCGGACACGAGCCTCGACGCCGAGGGGATCCGCTACCAGACCGAGTACCTGACCGACGACCGGGGTACCCAGTACCCGCCGCCGACCTGCGAGACGCTCGCGAACTACGGGATCTGCCACAACGAGGACGACCACATGCAGGTGGCGGCCGACCCCCTCTCGTACTACGAGAAGCAGGTGGCCGCCGCCGACGACGTGACCGACTGGCGGGACGGACGCGAGGCTGACGGGTCGGAGGAGGACTGA
- a CDS encoding DUF7472 family protein: protein MEIDAELRRQIAVSLAAAAVFIVGLIAIGVTFGGSTVLPEAGAIALIALLAGFVLLMAGVGTYLMRAKDES from the coding sequence ATGGAAATCGACGCGGAGCTCCGTCGGCAGATCGCGGTCTCGCTGGCGGCGGCCGCGGTGTTCATCGTCGGGCTGATCGCCATCGGGGTCACCTTCGGCGGGTCGACGGTCCTTCCGGAGGCGGGAGCGATCGCGCTCATCGCGCTGTTGGCCGGATTCGTCCTGCTGATGGCCGGGGTCGGGACGTACCTGATGCGCGCGAAAGACGAGTCGTAG
- the rpl12p gene encoding 50S ribosomal protein P1 has product MEYVYAALILNETGEEINEDNVTGVLEAAGVDVEESRVKALVAALEDVDIEEAIETAAAAPAAGASTGGSADADASADEADDDDDDDDEAEAADEAADDDEEEGDGGEGLGELFG; this is encoded by the coding sequence ATGGAATACGTTTACGCTGCGCTCATCCTGAACGAGACTGGCGAAGAGATCAACGAAGACAACGTCACCGGCGTGCTCGAAGCCGCCGGCGTCGACGTCGAGGAGTCCCGCGTCAAGGCGCTCGTCGCCGCGCTGGAGGACGTCGACATCGAGGAGGCCATCGAGACGGCCGCCGCGGCCCCGGCCGCCGGCGCGTCCACCGGTGGCTCTGCGGACGCCGACGCGTCCGCCGACGAGGCGGACGACGACGACGATGACGACGACGAGGCCGAGGCCGCCGACGAGGCGGCCGACGACGACGAGGAAGAGGGCGACGGCGGCGAAGGGCTCGGCGAGCTCTTCGGCTGA
- a CDS encoding 50S ribosomal protein L10, which translates to MSSARKTETIPEWKREEVDELVDFIDSYQSVGIVGVAGIPSRQLQAMRRELHGSAAVRMSRNTLTNRALEEVDDGVEQLTEYVSGQVALVGTNDNPFGLFKQLEASKTPAPINAGEVAPNDIVIPEGDTGVDPGPFVGELQTVGASARIMDGSIKVTEDSTVLTEGEVVDDDLANVLVELGIEPKEVGLDLRAVYSEGVLFEPDELELDVDEYEADIRSAAAAARNLSVNAAYPTAATAGTLLAKASGEAKSVGLFAEIESPDVVPDLIGKADAQLRALAAQIDDEEALPEELQGVEAAPAPEPAADDADEEEEQADDNTEDAEETDTDDDADDDGDDGGEGLGAMFG; encoded by the coding sequence ATGAGCTCGGCCCGCAAGACCGAGACGATCCCGGAGTGGAAACGGGAGGAGGTCGACGAGCTCGTCGACTTCATCGACTCCTACCAGTCCGTCGGGATCGTCGGCGTGGCCGGCATCCCGAGCCGGCAGCTCCAGGCCATGCGCCGGGAGCTCCACGGCTCGGCGGCCGTCCGCATGAGCCGCAACACGCTCACGAACCGGGCGCTCGAGGAGGTCGACGACGGCGTCGAGCAGCTGACGGAGTACGTCAGCGGCCAAGTGGCGCTCGTCGGCACCAACGACAACCCGTTCGGCCTCTTCAAGCAACTCGAAGCCTCGAAGACCCCCGCCCCGATCAACGCGGGCGAGGTGGCCCCCAACGACATCGTGATCCCCGAGGGCGACACCGGCGTCGACCCGGGGCCGTTCGTCGGCGAGCTCCAGACCGTGGGCGCGTCCGCCCGCATCATGGACGGCTCGATCAAGGTGACCGAGGACTCGACCGTGCTGACGGAGGGCGAGGTCGTCGACGACGACCTCGCGAACGTCCTCGTCGAGCTCGGTATCGAGCCCAAGGAGGTCGGCCTCGACCTGCGCGCCGTCTACTCCGAGGGCGTCCTCTTCGAGCCCGACGAGCTCGAACTCGACGTCGACGAGTACGAGGCGGACATTCGGTCCGCCGCGGCCGCCGCGCGTAACCTCTCTGTCAACGCCGCGTACCCGACGGCCGCCACCGCCGGCACCCTTCTCGCGAAGGCGTCCGGCGAGGCGAAGTCCGTCGGCCTGTTCGCGGAGATCGAGAGCCCGGACGTCGTGCCCGACCTGATCGGGAAGGCCGACGCCCAGCTGCGCGCGCTCGCAGCCCAGATCGACGACGAGGAGGCGCTCCCCGAGGAGCTCCAGGGCGTCGAGGCCGCGCCGGCACCGGAGCCGGCGGCCGACGACGCCGACGAGGAGGAGGAACAGGCGGACGACAACACGGAAGACGCCGAGGAGACCGACACCGACGACGACGCCGACGACGACGGCGACGACGGCGGCGAGGGACTCGGCGCGATGTTCGGATAA
- a CDS encoding 50S ribosomal protein L1, producing the protein MADTIQEAVTLALDDAPERNFRETVDIAINLRDLDLNDPSNRIDESVVLPAGTGQETQIVVFAEGETAVRAEEVADEVLDSDDLEDLGDDDDRAKDLADDTDFFVAEANLMQDIGRYLGTVLGPRGKMPTPLQPDDDIVETVNRMKNTVQLRSRDRRTFHTRVGAEDMGADAISDNIDVIIRRLEADLEKGPLNIDGIYVKTTMGPAKEVPV; encoded by the coding sequence ATGGCAGACACAATACAAGAGGCCGTAACCCTCGCACTCGACGATGCGCCCGAGCGGAACTTCCGCGAGACCGTGGACATCGCGATCAACCTGCGAGACCTCGACCTCAACGATCCGTCGAACCGTATCGACGAGTCCGTCGTGCTGCCGGCTGGAACGGGGCAGGAGACACAGATCGTCGTCTTCGCGGAGGGCGAAACCGCCGTCCGCGCAGAGGAGGTCGCTGACGAAGTGCTCGACAGCGACGACCTCGAAGACCTCGGAGACGACGACGACCGCGCTAAGGACCTCGCCGACGACACCGACTTCTTCGTCGCCGAGGCCAACCTGATGCAGGACATCGGTCGGTACCTCGGTACCGTCCTCGGTCCGCGCGGGAAGATGCCTACCCCACTACAGCCGGACGACGACATCGTCGAGACCGTCAACCGGATGAAGAACACGGTGCAGCTCCGGTCGCGCGACCGGCGCACGTTCCACACCCGCGTCGGCGCCGAGGACATGGGCGCCGACGCGATCTCGGACAACATCGACGTCATCATCCGGCGACTCGAAGCAGACCTCGAGAAGGGCCCGCTCAACATCGACGGGATCTACGTGAAGACCACGATGGGTCCCGCGAAGGAGGTGCCCGTATGA